The genomic segment CCTCGTCCTTTAGCCCTTGCGTGAAATCTCTTTAATACAAAAGACTGACCAACATAGGCTTCTTCCACAAAAAGTCGATCAATGTCTAAGCCATGATTGTTCTCGGCATTAGCAACCGCTGACATGAGTGTTTTATATGCATCAATAGATACTCTCTTCTGACAGTTCGATAGAACATCAGCAGCTCTATTAATATCCTTGCCTCTAATAAGCTGAGCTATTAAATTTAACTTGCGAGGACTAACCCTTACATTTCTTAAGATTGCCGTCGCTGTATTTTGAGCTTTCATTCTAGCCTCTTTTCGCTTTCTTATCAGCGCCATGACCATAATAGGTTCTTGTTGGAGCAAATTCACCAAGCTTGTGGCCAACCATATTCTCAGTCACATACACAGGAACAAATTTTTTCCCATTATGGACACCAAACGTTAACCCTACAAACTGTGGCAACACAGTTGATCGTCGTGACCAGGTTTTAATGACATCCTTACGTCCTGAACTTTGCGCTACTTCTGACTTCTTTAAAAGGTAGCGGTCGAAAAAAGGACCTTTCCATACTGATCTTGGCACTTACTTGTCTCCGTTACTTAGCGCGTCTAATAATTAATTTACTTGTGCGCTTGTTTTTACGCGTCTTCTTACCTTTTGTTGGTACTCCCCATGGTGTAACTGGATGACGTCCACCAGATGTGCGACCTTCACCACCACCATGCGGGTGGTCGATTGGGTTCATTGCCACACCACGTACACATGGTTTCTTTCCCAACCAACGACTTCGACCCGCTTTTCCGTAGGATCGATTCTGGTGATCTGGGTTTGAAACAGCGCCAACAGTGGCAATACATTCTCCTTTAATCAATCTCAATTCACCTGAAGAGAGTTTTAAAATTGTATTGCCTGAATCCCGACCTGCAATTTGCGCATAAGCACCTGCTGATCGAGCTAACTGGCCACCTTTACCGACCTTTGATTCAATATTATGAATAATAGTACCAACGGGAATGTTTTTCAATGGCAAAGCATTGCCTGGCTTTATATCGACCTTTTCACCTGATATGACTTGGTCACCTTCTTTCAAACGCTGTGGCGCTAGAATATAGGAATACTCCCCATCACTGTATTTTATTAAGGCAATAAAAGCGGATCGGTTTGGATCGTATTCTAAACGCTCTACGACTGCTGCTATGTCTACCTTATTACGACGAAAATCAACAAGACGATAGCGCTGTTTATGACCGCCACCCCTATTCCATGAAGTAATACGACCATGATTGTTACGACCGCCAGTGCGTGATTTACCTTCGGTTAATCCTTTAAATGGTTTTCCTGACCAC from the Alphaproteobacteria bacterium genome contains:
- the rplV gene encoding 50S ribosomal protein L22; its protein translation is MKAQNTATAILRNVRVSPRKLNLIAQLIRGKDINRAADVLSNCQKRVSIDAYKTLMSAVANAENNHGLDIDRLFVEEAYVGQSFVLKRFHARAKGRGAGIKKPFSHLTIIVREKEV
- the rpsS gene encoding 30S ribosomal protein S19, producing the protein MPRSVWKGPFFDRYLLKKSEVAQSSGRKDVIKTWSRRSTVLPQFVGLTFGVHNGKKFVPVYVTENMVGHKLGEFAPTRTYYGHGADKKAKRG
- the rplB gene encoding 50S ribosomal protein L2, with product MALKNYKATTPSQRQLVNIDRTELWSGKPFKGLTEGKSRTGGRNNHGRITSWNRGGGHKQRYRLVDFRRNKVDIAAVVERLEYDPNRSAFIALIKYSDGEYSYILAPQRLKEGDQVISGEKVDIKPGNALPLKNIPVGTIIHNIESKVGKGGQLARSAGAYAQIAGRDSGNTILKLSSGELRLIKGECIATVGAVSNPDHQNRSYGKAGRSRWLGKKPCVRGVAMNPIDHPHGGGEGRTSGGRHPVTPWGVPTKGKKTRKNKRTSKLIIRRAK